The window ATTGCTCGTTTGTCTGACTCCGTCCACCAGATTTCCGACGAAAGGCGAGCGGAGGAATCGGCGCAGTTTCTCGTTTTCGTCCTGGAGGCGACTCAGCTCTTCCTCCCGGCGCAGAAGTTTGTCCTCGAGCTGCGGGCGACCATTCCAGACATGCACATACCACTATTAGCAACATTAGCAttttggaaatgtatttttttttgtaaatgttttttttccagattaaaaatgacatcaccTGTTTGTTCCTCTGTTGCTCTATCCACAAGCCACCAGTAGGGGGAGACATGCTAAGTATACAATCTGCTGAAGCAAACACAAGTTGAACATTTACACCGATAGACATCCAGAAGTGAACGAAATTTTGAGACTGAACTGACCCCAAGCATTCGAGGAATTGTGACCCTTCGCCCCAACGTGGTTGATGACGTCACCCTGGTAAACGGGGGTCCACGTGGGAGTTAGGGTTTCCATGGAAACGGATACGGGGCGGAGCCTTTGAACCTACgaacagaaaaaatgacaagTAAGCAcatagtaaaaataaatgcatatttCGAGATAACAAAAGTTCGatgtgtaaaatatattttaaagttaaatgAAATAACCATGACTAGACAAAAGTATGGTAACAAGAAAAACATTATCAAACCAGATTTAATGAAATATTGAGTAGAATTATAAGTTATTTGAGATGGAATATAATAAATCACAAATAAATCTAAAAAACGAGTAAGTAAAAATACCTAAATATAATGAAATACTTCAAAATGCAAATCAACAGTTGAATTTGATTAAGATAaacaaatgagtgaatgagttaacactggaaaaaaaacctttttactAATTAAACGGTGAGGACTTTACGTGTATGAGTTTGAATTTCAAAAAGTTTGTTTTAAGAGAGGCATGTTGTGTTTagagttttggaaaaaaaatgtcaaaagcgTTTTAGCAAGTGAGAGAAAAAGAAGACGATGAATGAAACTACATTCAATGCATCGTACAAAATGTCCTTGTTTACAACGCAAATTCTCATtcgaataattgaaaaaaaagataagtgaCTCACCTGGAATTTCCCCTTGAGAATTAGTATTAAATACACTAGATTTGCATAGAAAGTTTAGAAATTTCGCGTGCACTTGAACTCACCACACTCTGCTGGCAAGTGCTCACGAAGCGCCGTGTTgggaaaaaatcaaacaaaaaatagacCCAAAAATCATCTAAACGATCCAAAAGTTgaaatacaaagtgatgacGAGGACACCTGTAGTTGCTTGTGAAGGTCGTCTGCTTGCTCCTTTCCCCAAAAAGTCCCACGCAAGTACATCCACGGCTCGTCCAATCACATGCGTCCATGTTGTGATGTCATCTAGATCATGCTAGCCAAACACCTGAGCTCAAAGTGgtgatttttcaaatttaactgaCATTTTCACTTTAGTTTCCTTTATAGTTATACTTTGTGATAGTGGATTGTGATTActgaatttaattatttttttaactttcattatatttttaaatgttttctgtAGTCAagcatttgattatttttgtagttaatgtacatgtgtcaaagtggcggcccgggggccaaatctggcccgccacatcattttgtgtggcccgggaaagtaaatcatgagtgccgactttctgttttaggatcaaattaaaatgaagagtatatatgtatattaaatttcctggttttcccccttttaaatcattagttgtaaatttttaatcattt of the Stigmatopora argus isolate UIUO_Sarg chromosome 10, RoL_Sarg_1.0, whole genome shotgun sequence genome contains:
- the gmnc gene encoding geminin coiled-coil domain-containing protein 1 isoform X2; this encodes MDACDWTSRGCTCVGLFGERSKQTTFTSNYRCPRHHFVFQLLDRLDDFWVYFLFDFFPTRRFVSTCQQSVVQRLRPVSVSMETLTPTWTPVYQGDVINHVGAKGHNSSNAWDCILSMSPPTGGLWIEQQRNKQLEDKLLRREEELSRLQDENEKLRRFLRSPFVGNLVDGVRQTSNRKWPYRNESFRNSARRPLQVSGRVCRNLSAEFDSAECLSAKSNSRSALDLWVLRTLGLKDPDTVDVSGTDRDLEETPFGDRSRTPRGPCEGGHPDLAFSTSLSPTSSVKTLSYPQGQAFVSRDPQGRCNFTWLPAQTSTSGQLDLRGWETPQI
- the gmnc gene encoding geminin coiled-coil domain-containing protein 1 isoform X1, with amino-acid sequence MDACDWTSRGCTCVGLFGERSKQTTFTSNYRCPRHHFVFQLLDRLDDFWVYFLFDFFPTRRFVSTCQQSVVQRLRPVSVSMETLTPTWTPVYQGDVINHVGAKGHNSSNAWADCILSMSPPTGGLWIEQQRNKQLEDKLLRREEELSRLQDENEKLRRFLRSPFVGNLVDGVRQTSNRKWPYRNESFRNSARRPLQVSGRVCRNLSAEFDSAECLSAKSNSRSALDLWVLRTLGLKDPDTVDVSGTDRDLEETPFGDRSRTPRGPCEGGHPDLAFSTSLSPTSSVKTLSYPQGQAFVSRDPQGRCNFTWLPAQTSTSGQLDLRGWETPQI